CTACCAATGCGCGTTCTCGGCGTTCTTTTTTGTCTACTCCTGCGTAAATGAGCGGGAGTTCTACATTTTGTAGAGCACTGAGACGTGGGAGTAACATGAAGTTTTGGAATACAAATCCAATCTCCTTATTGCGAACATGAGCAAGCTCTGTTTCAGACATATTTGAGATGTTTTGACCGGCCAATAAATACGTACCTGTTGTTGGTTTATCTAAGCAGCCAATCACATTCATTAACGTTGACTTACCAGAACCAGACGGTCCCATAATGGAAGTAAACTCACCTTGGTTCAGTGTGATATCAATACCGTGCAAAACTTGAACGGATTCTGCACCATTTTGAAAAGATTTCGTGATGCCTTTTAATTCAATCATTGGGTGTTGACCTCCATGCCATCTTTTAAGTCTTTATCAGGTTTAGAAACGATTTGTTCTCCTTTTTTTACACCGGAAACTTTTGCTTCGCTATCTGTTTCGAATTCAACAGTGATTGGTTGTTCTTTTACCTTTCCATCTTTCATAACAAAGACAACGTTTTTATCCCCTTTTTTCACAATGCTACTTTTGGGGATAACAGTGCCAGTTGCTGCACCGGATGTATTTGTTACATATACATGGAATCCATTTTGCAAGTCTTCGCTATTATCTAATGTAACAATAAATTGGTAATTAGAAACGGTTTTGTTTTCATCCATGCTTTTGATCGGTGTTGAAGAGAGTTCTGTTACTTTTCCAGTCCATTTTTTTCCTGGTACTGTTTTGGAAGTAATGGTCACTTCTTGCCCGACTTTGACATGAGCTAATTCGAACTCTGACAGTTGTCCTTTTACTTTTAATGGACCAGTGTGACGAATTGTAATCCCGTTTAGACCTGTTTTTTCATCCGTATTTTTGGTAATCTCATCAATGAAACCATCTACAGGGCTTGTTACCGAAAGAGTAGTTAATTTTTCTTTGTTTGTTTTTATCATTTGTTCCGCTTTTTCGACTTCAAATTTTTTTATTTCAAGTTGTGATTCAAGCTGTTGTACTTCCGTTTCTGCCGCTTTTAGCATTTCTTGAGGTGCTCCAGCGTTTTTGTTTTTTTGTAATGTTTGTTTTGCTGTATCAATTTGTTTCTTTAATAATGTTACTTCTTTTTCAGCTAATTTCTTTTGCATTTCTGCCTCTGTAACACTTAATTTCATAGTAGGGTCATTGTACGTGAAAAGAAGTTGCCCTTTTTTCACTTCATCGCCTTTTTGGACAGCTAGTTCATAAGTTCCTTTTGATGGATCGAATGCAATTGTCTCCATCCCATTTGGAATGACTTCACCGCCGAATTTTTGTGTGTTTTCAATTTGCTTTTCGGTTACTTTATAACCACTATAGGCGATTGCTACATCAGAAGAGCCTCCAGTAAAAGCAAAATAGGAACCTGCTGCGATTCCAATTGCTACTACACTCGTAATGAATACCTTATTTTTCTTTTTCATTTATTTATCACCTTTTTGTTCGTTTTTATATCTATTTTCAGTATAGAAGAGAGGGAAAAAATGACAAATCGTTTTAGCTTACAATAACATTACAATTTTGTAAGGTTATTGTATGGCTACGAATGAGTCTGAGAAATGCGACTAAAGAAGGGAAGAAGATAAATTGATTGACGGACTTTTTCTTTCTTACAATAATATTAGGTGGAAGAGAATATCATAAGTAGCAATCGGCGTCTTTTTAGCTTTCATAAAATAGAGTTTATATGTTTGAGGAATAATCTGTATATAGAGATAAAAGGAAGGAGAGGGGGATGGAAACATATTTTCGAGGAGCGCCACGAACTCTATGGGCTCCATATTCAACACAACATGTGATTGTTCGATATACGATTGCTTTTTAATCCTGCTATTTTAGGGCAGTAAGACTCCCGCCTCAAGATTCAGAAAGAAGCAAGGAAGATAGGTGGGAGTAGCCCGATTGGTGAGAGTTCATAATTAGTGGGGGATGAAGAAAACCCCCACTAATTAAAGTTTCACTTTATTTCGTAGAAAGTTCACTTTCCATTTGTGTTTGCGGAATGAAATAACCAACAATTCCACCAAGGATTGCTGGGATGAGCCAACCGACTCCTAATTTATAAAAAGGAATTGTACTGACAATTGACGTAATAGCCGCTGGAACCATTCCGATATTATCAAGAGCGTTAATACAGCTAATGAAAAACGCTGCCGTCATTGCTCCGATATAAACAGATGGTTTTCGTTTTGTATATTTATCAATAAATGATACGAAAATCAAAATAATTGTAATTGGATATAAAATAATTAATACAGGTAATGTAATTTTAATAAGCAAACTTAGGCCTAAATTTGAAACAACA
The window above is part of the Bacillus cytotoxicus NVH 391-98 genome. Proteins encoded here:
- a CDS encoding ABC transporter ATP-binding protein, whose translation is MIELKGITKSFQNGAESVQVLHGIDITLNQGEFTSIMGPSGSGKSTLMNVIGCLDKPTTGTYLLAGQNISNMSETELAHVRNKEIGFVFQNFMLLPRLSALQNVELPLIYAGVDKKERRERALVALTKVGLAERATHLPNELSGGQKQRVAVARAIVNNPKFILADEPTGALDTKTSKQIMDLFYELNKQGSTIIMITHDREIGEAAARQIVIRDGNIVQDWRG
- a CDS encoding efflux RND transporter periplasmic adaptor subunit — its product is MKKKNKVFITSVVAIGIAAGSYFAFTGGSSDVAIAYSGYKVTEKQIENTQKFGGEVIPNGMETIAFDPSKGTYELAVQKGDEVKKGQLLFTYNDPTMKLSVTEAEMQKKLAEKEVTLLKKQIDTAKQTLQKNKNAGAPQEMLKAAETEVQQLESQLEIKKFEVEKAEQMIKTNKEKLTTLSVTSPVDGFIDEITKNTDEKTGLNGITIRHTGPLKVKGQLSEFELAHVKVGQEVTITSKTVPGKKWTGKVTELSSTPIKSMDENKTVSNYQFIVTLDNSEDLQNGFHVYVTNTSGAATGTVIPKSSIVKKGDKNVVFVMKDGKVKEQPITVEFETDSEAKVSGVKKGEQIVSKPDKDLKDGMEVNTQ